The following proteins come from a genomic window of Corynebacterium falsenii:
- a CDS encoding sodium/glutamate symporter, protein MDFTPYDLMVDVGLISVLMIVGTFMRRHFQWFRRLLIPAPITAGLLALALGPQVLGIMPFSDSLSTYSTILIAVVFAAMPYSMAFASGSFAKARNMWAYSTSMFLGQWGIFILLGAFVFAPLFGTPDWFGMMLPVGFVGGFGTAAAVGGALDSVGMEAASSLGFTAATLGTLAAIVGGIIFANWGIRTGRTNTLPEKLPWELRSGEITDEDKQPSIGKATTNPSSIEPLALHVGFITVTVMIAYFLKQWLESIFPELTIPLFALSFVVGVGGRIFLRVINRPKYLDAQTVRSISGASTDYLIAFGIASIVPSAVAGYLVPLLILFAAGVVYCTLIFFLSSPLYFGDQWLERGIFGWGWATASVATGIALLKIVDPDLKSGTLDDYGVAYVGFAPFEIGMNILAPIAVLAGFLSGLGGVALVVAVGVFVVPFFLGWMPNHGKSSGKGGSRGKGSGKGSSAASATSNAD, encoded by the coding sequence ATGGATTTCACGCCCTACGATCTCATGGTCGATGTCGGATTGATCTCTGTACTCATGATCGTCGGCACCTTCATGCGCCGGCACTTCCAGTGGTTCCGTAGGCTTCTCATCCCGGCCCCGATCACCGCCGGGCTCCTCGCCCTGGCGCTCGGCCCGCAGGTCCTCGGGATCATGCCCTTCTCCGATTCCCTGAGCACCTATTCGACGATCCTCATCGCCGTCGTCTTCGCCGCCATGCCCTACAGCATGGCCTTCGCGTCCGGCAGCTTCGCCAAGGCTCGGAACATGTGGGCGTACTCAACGTCGATGTTCCTTGGGCAGTGGGGCATCTTCATCCTCCTCGGGGCTTTCGTCTTCGCCCCGCTCTTCGGTACTCCCGACTGGTTCGGCATGATGCTGCCCGTCGGCTTCGTCGGCGGCTTCGGCACCGCCGCGGCAGTCGGTGGCGCCCTCGATTCCGTGGGCATGGAGGCCGCCAGCTCCCTCGGCTTCACCGCCGCCACCCTCGGCACCCTCGCCGCCATCGTGGGCGGCATCATCTTTGCCAACTGGGGCATCCGTACCGGTCGGACCAACACCTTGCCCGAGAAGCTCCCTTGGGAGCTCCGCAGCGGCGAGATCACCGACGAAGACAAGCAGCCCTCGATCGGCAAGGCCACCACGAACCCCTCATCGATCGAACCCCTGGCTCTGCACGTCGGCTTCATCACCGTCACCGTGATGATCGCCTACTTCCTCAAACAGTGGCTCGAGTCCATCTTCCCCGAGCTGACCATTCCGCTTTTCGCGCTCTCCTTCGTGGTCGGCGTCGGCGGTCGGATCTTCCTGCGTGTCATCAATCGGCCGAAGTACCTCGACGCCCAAACGGTCCGCTCGATCTCAGGTGCGTCGACGGACTACCTCATTGCGTTCGGCATCGCATCGATCGTTCCGTCGGCTGTGGCTGGTTATCTCGTTCCATTGCTCATTCTCTTCGCCGCGGGCGTGGTGTACTGCACGCTGATTTTCTTCCTCTCCTCGCCTTTGTATTTCGGCGATCAGTGGCTCGAGCGCGGCATTTTCGGCTGGGGTTGGGCTACCGCCTCCGTGGCCACCGGCATCGCCTTGCTGAAGATCGTCGATCCTGACCTCAAGTCCGGAACGCTCGACGACTACGGGGTGGCCTATGTCGGGTTCGCCCCCTTCGAGATCGGCATGAACATCCTTGCGCCCATTGCGGTGCTCGCAGGCTTCCTGTCCGGGCTCGGAGGGGTGGCTCTGGTCGTGGCGGTCGGTGTGTTCGTGGTGCCCTTCTTCCTCGGGTGGATGCCTAATCATGGAAAGTCATCCGGGAAGGGAGGTTCGAGAGGAAAGGGGAGCGGGAAGGGGAGTTCGGCGGCGAGCGCCACCTCGAACGCAGACTAG
- a CDS encoding sulfurtransferase: MSPNSESPEASKPQSPAFITGADMYAAYNRGERMTILDSHYYKTENSAWEAYVSQHIPGSMFCNPLMHLAAIPSRELGRNPLPETGRLQQLFDDWGITEGKPVYIYDAGTNLYAARAWWVLRWAGFHDVHILNGGTSEWEKAGGDLAGGIGALRGRGNVTVAPNSMPELNIDEVDDWKEDKFLVDCRGRGRFAGLREQYDHQAGHIPGAINIPVSELRADRGAKAGPIASPEKVREVLAEFGVDKGEDVAVYSGSGVGSALFIAAMEHAGLTGARHFVGGWSQWAASRTRPIERD; the protein is encoded by the coding sequence ATGAGCCCCAACTCCGAGTCACCTGAAGCGTCAAAGCCACAGTCTCCCGCCTTCATCACCGGCGCAGACATGTACGCCGCCTACAACCGCGGCGAGCGTATGACGATCCTCGATTCTCACTACTACAAGACCGAGAACAGCGCCTGGGAAGCCTACGTCAGCCAGCACATCCCCGGCTCGATGTTTTGTAATCCCCTCATGCACCTCGCGGCCATTCCCTCGCGTGAGCTCGGCCGCAACCCCCTGCCCGAAACCGGCCGCCTCCAGCAGCTCTTTGACGATTGGGGAATCACCGAGGGCAAGCCCGTCTACATCTACGACGCCGGCACCAACCTCTACGCCGCCCGCGCCTGGTGGGTCCTGCGTTGGGCCGGATTCCATGACGTGCACATTCTCAACGGTGGCACCTCCGAGTGGGAAAAGGCCGGCGGCGACCTCGCCGGCGGCATCGGAGCCCTGCGCGGGCGAGGGAATGTAACTGTTGCCCCCAACAGCATGCCCGAGCTCAACATCGATGAGGTCGACGACTGGAAGGAAGACAAGTTCCTCGTCGACTGCCGCGGTAGAGGACGCTTCGCCGGGCTCCGCGAGCAATACGACCACCAAGCCGGGCACATCCCCGGGGCGATCAATATTCCCGTCAGCGAACTCCGCGCCGACCGCGGTGCCAAGGCGGGCCCCATCGCCAGTCCCGAAAAGGTGCGTGAGGTGCTCGCGGAATTCGGCGTCGATAAGGGTGAAGATGTGGCGGTGTATTCCGGCTCGGGTGTGGGATCGGCCCTGTTCATCGCGGCCATGGAGCACGCCGGTTTGACCGGGGCGCGGCACTTCGTGGGAGGTTGGTCACAATGGGCCGCTTCCCGCACACGGCCCATCGAACGCGATTAA
- a CDS encoding PTS sugar transporter subunit IIA, whose amino-acid sequence MNSLPSPEPRGSGAGGGRAVVTPFSGTAVSLRAVPDPVFAMGTMGYGVAVIPDPDVEMVRVTAPITGVITRVQPHLYVIQAVPPESTARRILSGWRRFAEASDHPSVVVSVGVDTARLGGVGYDLHVGEGQLVRRGEALCSFAPRELSRLGFDPITSVVGLQLTADEVELRVMEGEPVLAGDCLFLL is encoded by the coding sequence ATGAACAGCTTGCCCTCCCCAGAACCGCGCGGTTCGGGCGCGGGCGGAGGACGAGCTGTCGTGACGCCCTTCTCGGGCACTGCGGTGAGCCTCCGCGCGGTGCCCGACCCCGTGTTCGCCATGGGCACCATGGGATACGGCGTGGCCGTCATTCCCGATCCCGATGTGGAAATGGTCCGCGTCACCGCGCCCATCACCGGCGTCATCACGCGCGTGCAGCCGCACCTGTACGTGATCCAGGCCGTCCCGCCCGAGAGCACCGCACGAAGGATCCTGTCCGGGTGGCGCCGATTCGCCGAGGCCAGCGACCACCCGAGCGTGGTGGTGAGCGTGGGCGTCGATACCGCGCGGCTCGGCGGGGTTGGGTACGACCTGCACGTGGGGGAGGGGCAGCTCGTCCGCCGCGGCGAGGCCCTCTGCAGCTTTGCGCCGCGTGAGCTCAGCCGGCTCGGCTTCGATCCGATCACGTCGGTGGTCGGGCTGCAGCTCACCGCCGACGAGGTGGAGCTTCGGGTCATGGAAGGCGAGCCCGTTCTGGCGGGGGACTGTCTGTTTCTCCTGTAG
- a CDS encoding SDR family oxidoreductase yields the protein MAHEHSHASSRTSSRTSSRSASPRRLAIVTGASSGIGRATALALSSDATLRVIGTSRNPGDCREPFDMLPLDLADPDSIASFAESVLAMGTPAVLVNNAGESQSGPFEELPRAALERLFQTNVLGQVDLTQKLLPAMREAGYGRIVMVGSMLGSFPLAYRSSYVASKAALKGFAFSLRREVAPFGVGVSVVEPGSINTGLSQRRTKYANLEGPYGAEFSTMLDHLDANEARGISPERVAREILKAIETPKKPRPLYAVGSMAPLVFPLARVLPTAWMHRLINRKHGL from the coding sequence ATGGCACACGAACACTCACACGCATCCTCACGCACATCTTCACGCACATCCTCACGCTCAGCTTCGCCGCGCCGCCTCGCGATCGTCACCGGGGCGTCCTCGGGCATCGGCCGGGCCACCGCTCTCGCTCTTTCGTCCGACGCCACCCTGCGCGTCATCGGCACCAGCCGCAATCCGGGGGATTGCCGGGAGCCCTTCGACATGCTGCCCCTCGATCTCGCCGATCCAGACAGCATCGCTTCCTTCGCCGAGTCGGTTCTGGCGATGGGCACGCCCGCGGTGCTCGTCAACAACGCGGGTGAGAGCCAATCGGGGCCGTTCGAGGAGCTGCCCCGCGCCGCACTGGAGAGACTTTTCCAGACGAACGTGCTGGGCCAGGTAGATCTCACGCAGAAGCTGTTGCCCGCGATGCGCGAGGCGGGCTACGGCCGGATCGTCATGGTCGGGTCGATGCTGGGGAGCTTCCCGCTGGCCTATCGCAGTAGCTACGTGGCGAGCAAGGCGGCGCTCAAGGGCTTCGCGTTCTCGTTGCGTCGGGAGGTCGCGCCTTTCGGAGTGGGGGTGTCGGTGGTGGAGCCGGGCTCGATCAACACGGGGCTGTCGCAGCGTCGCACGAAGTACGCGAACCTGGAGGGACCGTACGGCGCGGAATTTTCGACGATGCTCGACCACCTGGACGCCAACGAGGCCCGCGGTATCTCTCCGGAACGGGTGGCGCGGGAGATCCTCAAGGCGATTGAAACACCTAAAAAACCGCGCCCGCTCTACGCGGTGGGGTCGATGGCGCCGCTGGTGTTCCCGCTGGCGCGGGTGCTGCCGACGGCGTGGATGCACCGGCTCATCAACCGGAAGCACGGGTTATAG
- the gcvP gene encoding aminomethyl-transferring glycine dehydrogenase yields the protein MTPFVHRHIGPNADDTQEILDFLGYSSSTDLANAALPDSIKQQNPIGLPEPLSEQDTLAQLRAYAAKNTLKKQLIGNGFYDTITPAVIRRNVVENPGWYTAYTPYQPEIAQGRLEALLNFQTMVEDLTGLPIAGASLLDEATAVAEAVQLMARGNAKAFKKGGVVLLDSALHQQSITVTLARAEAAGIAVEVADLTGGAEGADGAEAADLFDRDIVGVVLSNPGSTGRVQDLSGIIAQAKNAGALVTVACDLLAQVLIASPGSQGADIAVGSAQRFGVPLFYGGPHAGFIACTEDLQRKLPGRIVGVSVDSEGNPAYRLALQTREQHIRRDKATSNICTAQALLAVVASFYAVWHGPEGLREIAASVHARAMALAVGLSEAGLPLAHDTFFDTVTVDVSSTFDSADAALSAACDAGFNLRRVNDSFVGISVGESTTDADVEELVRVLSGRDATVNTAASSAEELLAGSVLEGLLREDEILTHPIFRSITSETQMMRYMRMLSDRDLALDRTMIPLGSCTMKLNSAVSMEPITWPNFAGIHPHVPDEQAAGWLELIEDLETKLAKITGYAKVSVQPNSGAQGEFAGLLAIRRYHQSRGDHERTIVLIPASAHGTNAASAALAGLKVVAVKNAEDGSVDLDDLDAKLEKYGPQTAGIMITYPSTHGVFEEQVREVCKKVHDAGGQVYVDGANLNAIVGLAQPGEFGGDVSHLNLHKTFTIPHGGGGPGVGPVCVAEQLVPFLPSDPGQDVKEGFEEGQPVSGTKYGSVGVLPITWSYIAMMGDEGLTEASRMALVNANYISAKLHDYFPTLYTGKNDLVGHECILDLRELTKKSGVTAEDVSKRLMDYGFHAPTLAFPVAGTLMVEPTESEDKAELDRFIEAMVSIHGEIQEIVDGKVALEDSVVRQAPFTAFSVTRDDFEEAVSKGAFTREQAAFPVPGLRHTKYFPPVRRIDNAYGDRNLVCSCPPLEAFDIEADNDTDTGADA from the coding sequence ATGACCCCCTTCGTCCACCGTCACATTGGACCCAACGCCGACGATACCCAGGAGATTCTCGACTTCCTCGGGTACTCCAGCAGCACCGACCTCGCCAACGCGGCCCTGCCCGATTCCATCAAGCAGCAGAACCCCATTGGCCTGCCCGAGCCGCTCTCCGAGCAGGACACGCTGGCCCAGCTGCGCGCCTACGCCGCCAAGAACACGCTGAAGAAGCAGCTCATCGGTAACGGCTTTTACGACACGATCACCCCGGCCGTGATCCGCCGCAACGTGGTGGAAAACCCGGGCTGGTACACCGCCTACACGCCCTACCAGCCGGAGATTGCCCAGGGCCGACTCGAGGCGCTGCTGAACTTCCAGACGATGGTGGAGGACCTGACGGGCCTGCCGATCGCCGGTGCGTCGCTGCTCGATGAGGCGACCGCCGTGGCCGAGGCCGTGCAGCTCATGGCCCGCGGCAACGCCAAGGCGTTCAAGAAGGGTGGCGTGGTGCTGCTCGATTCGGCGCTGCACCAGCAGTCGATCACCGTGACCCTGGCGCGCGCCGAGGCGGCGGGGATTGCCGTGGAGGTTGCGGATCTGACTGGCGGTGCCGAGGGTGCCGATGGTGCCGAGGCGGCCGACCTGTTCGACCGCGACATCGTCGGCGTGGTCCTGTCCAACCCGGGCAGCACCGGCCGCGTGCAGGATCTTTCCGGCATCATTGCCCAGGCCAAGAACGCCGGCGCCCTCGTGACCGTGGCCTGCGACCTGCTGGCCCAGGTGCTCATCGCGTCGCCGGGCAGCCAGGGCGCGGACATTGCCGTGGGCTCCGCACAGCGCTTCGGCGTGCCCCTGTTCTACGGCGGACCGCACGCCGGTTTCATCGCGTGTACTGAGGACCTGCAGCGCAAGCTGCCCGGCCGCATCGTGGGCGTGAGCGTCGATTCCGAGGGCAACCCCGCCTACCGCCTCGCCCTGCAGACCCGCGAGCAGCACATTCGCCGCGACAAGGCTACCTCGAACATCTGCACCGCCCAGGCGCTGCTGGCCGTGGTCGCGAGCTTCTACGCCGTGTGGCACGGCCCCGAGGGCCTGCGCGAGATCGCCGCGTCCGTGCACGCCCGGGCCATGGCGCTGGCCGTGGGCCTGTCCGAAGCCGGCCTCCCGCTGGCGCACGACACTTTCTTCGACACCGTGACCGTGGACGTCAGCTCCACCTTCGACAGCGCGGATGCCGCCCTGTCCGCCGCCTGCGATGCCGGCTTCAACCTGCGCCGCGTCAACGATTCCTTCGTGGGCATATCCGTGGGCGAATCCACCACCGACGCTGACGTGGAGGAGCTGGTTAGGGTTCTTTCTGGTCGCGACGCCACAGTGAACACCGCCGCCAGCTCCGCCGAGGAACTGCTGGCTGGTTCTGTGCTCGAGGGGCTGCTGCGCGAGGACGAGATTCTCACCCACCCAATCTTCCGTTCGATTACCTCCGAGACGCAGATGATGCGCTACATGCGCATGCTGTCCGATCGCGACCTGGCGCTGGATCGCACGATGATTCCGTTGGGTTCCTGCACCATGAAGCTCAACTCGGCGGTGTCCATGGAGCCGATCACGTGGCCGAACTTCGCCGGGATCCACCCGCACGTGCCGGATGAGCAGGCCGCCGGTTGGTTGGAGCTCATCGAGGACCTCGAGACCAAGCTGGCCAAGATCACCGGGTACGCGAAGGTGAGTGTGCAGCCGAACTCCGGTGCGCAGGGCGAGTTTGCCGGCCTGCTAGCGATCCGCCGCTACCACCAGTCCCGCGGCGATCACGAGCGCACGATCGTGCTGATCCCGGCTTCCGCGCACGGCACCAACGCCGCGTCAGCCGCGCTGGCCGGGCTCAAGGTGGTTGCCGTGAAGAACGCCGAGGATGGCTCGGTGGATCTCGACGACCTGGATGCGAAGCTGGAGAAGTACGGCCCGCAGACCGCGGGCATCATGATCACCTACCCGTCCACGCACGGCGTGTTCGAGGAGCAGGTCCGCGAGGTGTGCAAGAAGGTACACGATGCGGGCGGCCAGGTGTACGTCGACGGCGCGAACCTCAATGCGATCGTGGGGCTAGCGCAGCCGGGCGAGTTCGGCGGCGACGTGTCGCACCTGAACCTGCACAAGACCTTCACCATCCCCCACGGTGGTGGCGGCCCGGGCGTGGGCCCGGTGTGCGTGGCCGAGCAGCTCGTTCCGTTCCTGCCCTCCGACCCGGGCCAGGACGTGAAGGAAGGCTTCGAGGAAGGTCAGCCGGTGAGCGGCACCAAGTATGGTTCCGTGGGCGTGCTGCCGATCACCTGGTCGTACATTGCGATGATGGGCGACGAGGGTCTGACCGAGGCATCACGCATGGCGCTGGTGAACGCGAACTACATTTCCGCAAAGCTGCACGATTACTTCCCCACGCTGTACACCGGTAAGAACGACCTGGTGGGCCACGAGTGCATCCTGGATCTGCGGGAGCTGACCAAGAAGTCCGGTGTGACCGCCGAGGACGTTTCGAAGCGCCTCATGGACTACGGATTCCACGCCCCGACCCTGGCGTTCCCCGTGGCGGGCACGCTCATGGTGGAGCCCACCGAGTCGGAGGATAAGGCTGAACTCGATCGTTTCATTGAGGCCATGGTGTCGATCCACGGCGAGATCCAGGAGATCGTGGACGGCAAGGTCGCGCTCGAGGATTCCGTGGTGCGCCAGGCTCCCTTCACCGCGTTCTCTGTGACCCGCGACGACTTCGAAGAGGCCGTGTCCAAGGGCGCGTTCACGCGTGAGCAGGCGGCCTTCCCGGTTCCGGGGCTGCGGCACACGAAGTACTTCCCGCCGGTGCGCCGCATCGACAATGCGTATGGCGACCGTAACCTGGTGTGCTCGTGCCCGCCGCTGGAGGCTTTCGATATTGAGGCCGACAACGATACTGACACTGGGGCGGACGCGTAG
- the gcvT gene encoding glycine cleavage system aminomethyltransferase GcvT — MAQDQLKHTALHSVHAKLGARFTDFGGWDMPLKYTSELDEHRAVREAVGVFDLSHMGEVWVRGPQAAEFLDYALISKLSAVKVGKAKYSMICTESGGIIDDLISYRIEENTYLVVPNAGNIDNVVSALQERAGSFDVDVEDKSAKTSMIAVQGPKAAEAMVEIVENVVEAPEASGAGSTVTEAIAGLGYYAAFEGIVAGQPVLVARTGYTGEDGFEIIVNNDAAQDVWDKALAEATRLGGLPCGLACRDTLRLEAGMPLYGNELSLKLTPVDAGLGVLAATKSKDSFVGRDAIMAAKDKGTEQTLIGLSGEGRRAARGGYAVMAGDKKIGEVTSGALSPTLGHPVAMAYVSKSAVTSGAAAEGAEVEVDIRGKRLPFTVVALPFYSREK, encoded by the coding sequence ATGGCACAGGATCAACTCAAGCACACCGCACTCCACAGCGTTCACGCCAAGCTGGGCGCCCGGTTCACCGATTTCGGTGGCTGGGACATGCCCCTGAAGTACACCAGCGAGCTCGACGAGCACCGCGCCGTCCGCGAGGCCGTGGGCGTGTTCGACCTCTCCCACATGGGCGAGGTGTGGGTTCGCGGACCCCAGGCAGCCGAGTTCCTCGATTACGCCCTGATTTCCAAGCTGTCCGCCGTAAAGGTCGGCAAGGCGAAGTACTCGATGATCTGCACCGAGTCGGGTGGCATTATTGACGACCTCATCAGCTACCGCATCGAGGAGAACACGTACCTGGTCGTCCCCAACGCGGGCAACATCGACAACGTTGTCTCGGCCCTCCAGGAACGGGCTGGATCTTTCGACGTCGACGTGGAAGACAAGTCCGCGAAGACCTCCATGATCGCAGTCCAGGGCCCCAAGGCCGCTGAGGCCATGGTGGAGATCGTCGAGAACGTCGTGGAGGCCCCCGAGGCCTCCGGCGCCGGTTCCACTGTTACCGAAGCCATCGCCGGCCTAGGCTACTACGCTGCTTTCGAGGGTATTGTCGCTGGTCAGCCAGTATTGGTCGCTCGCACCGGCTACACGGGCGAGGATGGTTTCGAGATTATCGTCAACAACGACGCCGCCCAGGACGTCTGGGATAAGGCTCTCGCGGAGGCTACTCGTCTCGGTGGTCTGCCCTGTGGCCTCGCCTGCCGTGACACCCTGCGCCTCGAGGCTGGCATGCCGCTGTATGGCAACGAATTGTCTCTGAAGCTCACCCCGGTCGACGCGGGGCTCGGCGTGCTCGCCGCCACCAAGTCCAAGGATTCCTTCGTTGGTCGTGACGCCATCATGGCGGCCAAGGACAAGGGCACCGAGCAGACCTTGATTGGTCTATCCGGGGAGGGGCGCCGGGCAGCACGCGGTGGTTATGCCGTGATGGCTGGCGATAAGAAGATCGGCGAGGTGACCTCCGGTGCGCTGTCGCCCACGCTGGGGCACCCGGTGGCCATGGCGTACGTGTCCAAGTCTGCCGTGACTTCGGGCGCGGCTGCCGAGGGCGCCGAGGTTGAGGTGGATATCCGCGGCAAGCGCCTGCCGTTTACGGTGGTGGCGCTGCCGTTCTACTCCCGCGAAAAGTAG
- the nadC gene encoding carboxylating nicotinate-nucleotide diphosphorylase, producing MRDALRPLIRAGLAEDFLFGPDAATLATIDPSSRSEAVLRSRERGVVAALAAVPLTFEELPHALPAGSHASHAAPTAQAAHASSAHPSGVSVEVLVEDGDTVEPGQDLVRIAGLTASILEAERTMLNIVSHASGIATATRRWVDAVEGTHARIRDTRKTLPGLRELQKYAVRCGGGVNHRMGLGDAAMIKDNHIAGVGDVAEAFGRLTTRFPDLPREIEVDTLEQLRELLPLRPELILLDNFSPEQTRQAVELTHAASPETQLESSGGLSLEVARDYAEAGVDYLAVGALTHSVRALDVGLDFVV from the coding sequence GTGCGGGACGCGCTCCGGCCCCTCATCCGCGCGGGCTTGGCGGAGGATTTTCTTTTTGGTCCCGACGCCGCCACGCTCGCAACCATCGATCCGTCTTCGCGCTCTGAGGCGGTGCTGCGTTCGCGGGAGCGGGGCGTGGTTGCTGCCCTGGCGGCGGTGCCCCTGACCTTCGAGGAGCTGCCGCATGCCCTGCCTGCGGGTTCCCATGCTTCTCACGCTGCCCCGACAGCTCAGGCAGCACACGCTTCGTCAGCACACCCTTCAGGCGTAAGCGTCGAGGTGCTCGTGGAGGACGGGGATACGGTCGAACCCGGTCAAGACCTCGTGCGCATCGCGGGGCTGACGGCGTCGATCTTGGAAGCGGAACGCACGATGCTCAACATCGTGAGTCATGCGAGCGGCATCGCGACCGCCACCCGCCGGTGGGTCGACGCGGTGGAGGGCACGCACGCGCGGATTCGCGACACCCGCAAGACCCTGCCAGGCCTCCGCGAGCTGCAGAAATACGCGGTGCGCTGCGGCGGCGGGGTGAATCATCGGATGGGGTTGGGCGACGCCGCCATGATCAAGGACAACCACATCGCCGGGGTGGGTGATGTCGCAGAGGCGTTTGGGCGGCTCACGACGCGCTTCCCGGATCTGCCGCGGGAGATCGAGGTGGACACGCTCGAACAGCTGCGCGAGCTGCTGCCGCTACGCCCGGAGCTCATTTTGCTAGATAATTTCTCGCCCGAGCAGACGCGGCAGGCGGTGGAGCTCACGCACGCGGCAAGTCCGGAAACGCAGCTGGAATCCTCGGGCGGGCTGAGCCTCGAGGTGGCGCGGGACTACGCGGAAGCGGGCGTGGATTACCTGGCGGTCGGCGCGCTGACGCACTCGGTGCGGGCGCTGGACGTGGGGCTGGACTTCGTGGTCTGA